In one window of Nocardiopsis aegyptia DNA:
- a CDS encoding AzlD domain-containing protein: MTLWIALVATAAGCYLLKFAGLAAPRRLLDNPWLQRFATAVPLALLAALITVEALRGDGQALSWDTARMAGLGAAVLALALRAPFLVVIVAAAATTAGLRALGLA; this comes from the coding sequence ATGACCCTGTGGATCGCCCTCGTCGCCACCGCGGCGGGCTGCTACCTGCTGAAGTTCGCGGGCCTGGCCGCGCCGCGGCGCCTTCTCGACAACCCCTGGCTGCAGCGGTTCGCCACCGCCGTCCCGCTCGCGCTGCTCGCCGCGCTCATCACCGTGGAGGCCCTGCGCGGCGACGGCCAGGCCCTGTCATGGGACACCGCGCGCATGGCCGGGCTCGGCGCGGCCGTGCTCGCCCTGGCGCTGCGCGCGCCCTTCCTGGTGGTGATCGTCGCGGCGGCGGCCACCACCGCGGGCCTGCGGGCTCTGGGCCTGGCCTGA
- a CDS encoding thiamine pyrophosphate-dependent enzyme, which produces MTPARRQPPTDTAAHAAVEVLAAAGIRRCYTVPGESFLELADAIDRHPGMSLVSTRHENGAGFMAEADAKLTGVPAVAAATRGPGAANLAVGVHTAMQDSTPMIVFLGQAETERLDREAFQEVDLTAFYAPITKWSTTVHRADRLAEITAKAIRIATTGRPGPVAIAVPGDLFGQRVGRQDPPVPFQVPRPPLSGDDRDRLADLLARAVRPVIIAGGGARAAREDLVAVAERFSAGVYAAWRRQDVFPNDHPLYLGHLGLGCPPATLDALRESDAVLAVGCRLSETTTQGFTLPRGGARTKVAQIDIDPGQVGATTDLWFGAVADAGEALRALAASPVRAPHRDWSAARRAWVDTATVPPGAADHPGPGLHPWSVVEGMREALPEDALITNDAGNFASFLHRGWWFRHPRTQLAPTSGAMGYAVPAAVAAKIAAPERTVVAVAGDGGAMMTGQELETAVREGAPITVVVFQNGLYGTIAMHQARELGRIAGTRISGPLDLAGFARSLGARGATAHTRAELEKALVEAVDADLPTLVDVRTDPDVISPSATLSDLLSE; this is translated from the coding sequence ATGACCCCTGCCCGCCGCCAACCCCCCACCGACACCGCCGCGCACGCGGCCGTGGAGGTCCTGGCCGCCGCCGGGATCCGACGGTGCTACACCGTTCCCGGCGAGAGCTTCCTGGAACTCGCCGACGCCATCGACCGGCATCCCGGGATGTCCCTGGTCTCCACCCGCCACGAGAACGGCGCCGGGTTCATGGCCGAGGCCGACGCCAAGCTCACCGGGGTGCCCGCGGTGGCCGCGGCCACCCGGGGCCCCGGCGCGGCCAACCTCGCCGTGGGCGTGCACACGGCCATGCAGGACTCCACCCCGATGATCGTCTTCCTCGGCCAGGCCGAGACCGAGCGACTCGACCGCGAGGCCTTCCAGGAGGTGGACCTCACCGCGTTCTACGCGCCGATCACCAAGTGGTCCACGACCGTGCACCGCGCCGACCGGTTGGCGGAGATCACCGCCAAGGCGATCCGGATCGCGACGACCGGGCGGCCGGGGCCCGTGGCCATCGCGGTGCCCGGCGACCTGTTCGGTCAGCGGGTGGGCCGCCAGGACCCGCCGGTGCCGTTCCAGGTGCCCCGTCCCCCGCTGTCCGGGGACGACCGCGACCGGCTGGCCGACCTGCTGGCCCGCGCGGTCCGCCCCGTGATCATCGCGGGCGGCGGCGCCCGCGCGGCCAGGGAGGACCTGGTCGCCGTCGCCGAGCGCTTCAGTGCCGGGGTGTACGCGGCGTGGCGGCGCCAGGACGTCTTCCCCAACGACCACCCGCTCTACCTCGGCCACCTGGGTCTGGGGTGCCCGCCCGCGACCCTGGACGCGCTGCGCGAGTCCGACGCCGTCCTGGCGGTCGGCTGCCGGTTGAGCGAGACCACCACGCAGGGCTTCACACTCCCGAGGGGCGGCGCCCGCACGAAGGTGGCGCAGATCGACATCGATCCGGGGCAGGTGGGAGCCACCACCGACCTGTGGTTCGGCGCGGTCGCCGACGCCGGGGAGGCCCTGCGCGCTCTGGCCGCGTCTCCGGTCCGGGCGCCCCACCGCGACTGGAGCGCGGCCCGGCGGGCGTGGGTGGACACGGCCACGGTCCCGCCCGGGGCGGCCGATCACCCCGGTCCGGGCCTGCACCCGTGGTCGGTGGTGGAGGGCATGCGCGAGGCCCTGCCCGAGGACGCCCTGATCACCAACGACGCGGGCAACTTCGCCAGTTTCCTGCACAGGGGATGGTGGTTCCGCCATCCCCGCACGCAGCTGGCCCCCACCAGCGGGGCCATGGGCTACGCCGTGCCGGCGGCGGTGGCGGCCAAGATCGCCGCCCCGGAGCGCACGGTGGTGGCGGTGGCCGGTGACGGCGGGGCGATGATGACCGGCCAGGAGCTGGAGACGGCCGTGCGCGAGGGCGCACCGATCACCGTGGTGGTGTTCCAGAACGGCCTGTACGGCACGATCGCGATGCACCAGGCCCGCGAGCTGGGCAGGATCGCCGGCACGCGGATCAGCGGACCGCTGGACCTGGCCGGGTTCGCGCGGTCGCTGGGGGCGCGGGGCGCGACGGCGCACACACGCGCGGAACTGGAGAAGGCGCTGGTCGAGGCGGTGGACGCCGATCTGCCGACCCTGGTGGACGTGCGCACCGACCCGGACGTCATCAGTCCGTCCGCCACCCTGTCGGACCTGCTGTCCGAGTAG
- a CDS encoding LysR family transcriptional regulator, translating to MLSVDRLRVLHAIAVHGSLSAAAQALHVTNSAVSQQLTKLERETGQPLVERNGRGVRLTDAAELLVEHTARILSMVQRAEAELEAHRDDVTGHLRLSGTPTAVRGLLPHALNALHEAHPGLRLELHEEEPHESLPAMVRGDADLAMIIDWVGSPLELPPGMSRASLMEDIGDIALPADHPLAHRELLEIDEILTLPWISWSKASICNDWLHDMIRSRGAEPRIVHNVEEHQTKLALIAAGIGAAVMPRLGRGTVPEGVRIVPVQPALVRQVYVFWRTDASRRPAIRATVRALREAAATYTE from the coding sequence ATGCTCAGTGTCGACCGCCTCCGCGTCCTCCACGCCATCGCCGTGCACGGGTCCCTCAGTGCCGCGGCCCAGGCGCTCCACGTCACCAATTCGGCCGTGTCCCAGCAGCTCACCAAGCTCGAACGCGAGACCGGCCAGCCCCTCGTCGAACGCAACGGCCGGGGCGTGCGCCTCACCGACGCCGCCGAACTCCTGGTCGAGCACACCGCACGCATCCTGTCGATGGTCCAGCGCGCCGAGGCCGAACTGGAGGCCCACCGCGACGACGTCACCGGCCACCTGCGCCTGTCCGGTACCCCCACCGCCGTGCGCGGCCTGCTTCCGCACGCGCTCAACGCCCTGCACGAGGCCCATCCCGGGCTGCGCCTGGAACTGCACGAGGAGGAACCGCACGAGAGCCTCCCGGCCATGGTCCGCGGCGACGCCGACCTGGCGATGATCATCGACTGGGTCGGCTCGCCGCTGGAACTGCCCCCGGGCATGAGCCGCGCCTCGCTCATGGAGGACATCGGTGACATCGCGCTGCCCGCCGACCACCCCCTGGCCCACCGCGAGCTGCTGGAGATCGACGAGATCCTCACCCTGCCCTGGATCAGCTGGTCCAAGGCCTCGATCTGCAACGACTGGCTCCACGACATGATCCGCTCCCGCGGCGCCGAACCGCGGATCGTGCACAACGTCGAGGAGCACCAGACCAAGCTCGCGCTCATCGCCGCGGGGATCGGCGCCGCCGTCATGCCCAGGCTGGGCCGTGGGACCGTGCCCGAGGGAGTGCGCATCGTCCCCGTCCAGCCCGCGCTGGTACGCCAGGTCTACGTGTTCTGGCGTACCGACGCCTCGCGCCGGCCCGCCATCCGGGCCACCGTCCGCGCGCTGCGCGAGGCCGCCGCCACCTACACCGAATGA
- a CDS encoding DMT family transporter, which translates to MSVLAPSGASPGTASRILSDWRAKFVLLALIWGLSFLFIKVGAQALTPLQLSLGRMLCGGLPLLAVLALRGGRVPRSPRLWWHLFVTALLLNTIPFTLFGYAAQLIPSALMGIVNASTPLFAVVFSMLLLSDERPDLNRILGLGVGFLGVLTVLGVWNSLGEVAVSDRDAQLGMLFVVGATACYGIGTPYLRRFVAGSPHGALELSTLQLLLGAAPLVLLAPALDGVPTGVTWQVVVSVVLLGSLGTGAAYILQYAIVRAAGATVATTVTYVVPLVAVVAGVVLMGESLAWNQPLGAVVIIVGAALCQGLLRVRPVRPTDGR; encoded by the coding sequence ATGTCCGTTCTCGCTCCGTCCGGGGCCTCGCCCGGCACCGCCTCCCGGATCCTGTCCGACTGGCGCGCCAAGTTCGTCCTGCTGGCCCTGATCTGGGGGCTGAGCTTCCTGTTCATCAAGGTCGGAGCACAGGCGCTGACCCCGCTCCAGCTGTCCCTGGGCAGGATGCTCTGCGGCGGCCTCCCCCTGCTGGCCGTCCTGGCCCTGCGCGGTGGACGCGTGCCGCGCTCGCCGCGCCTGTGGTGGCACCTGTTCGTGACGGCGCTGCTGCTCAACACGATCCCCTTCACCCTGTTCGGCTACGCGGCCCAGCTCATCCCGTCCGCGCTGATGGGGATCGTCAACGCCTCGACACCGCTGTTCGCCGTGGTGTTCTCGATGCTGCTGCTCAGCGACGAGCGCCCCGACCTGAACCGGATCCTCGGCCTGGGTGTCGGCTTCCTGGGCGTGCTGACCGTGCTCGGCGTGTGGAACTCCCTGGGCGAGGTCGCCGTGAGCGACCGCGACGCCCAGCTCGGCATGCTGTTCGTCGTCGGCGCGACCGCCTGCTACGGGATCGGAACGCCCTACCTGCGCCGCTTCGTCGCGGGCAGCCCGCACGGCGCCCTGGAGCTGAGCACGCTCCAGCTCCTGCTGGGCGCGGCGCCGCTGGTGCTCCTGGCGCCGGCGCTGGACGGGGTGCCCACGGGGGTGACGTGGCAGGTGGTGGTCTCGGTGGTCCTCCTCGGCTCCCTGGGCACGGGGGCCGCCTACATCCTGCAGTACGCGATCGTGCGCGCCGCCGGGGCGACGGTCGCCACGACGGTGACCTACGTGGTGCCCCTGGTCGCTGTCGTCGCGGGTGTGGTCCTCATGGGAGAGAGCCTGGCCTGGAACCAGCCGCTGGGCGCCGTCGTGATCATCGTGGGCGCCGCCCTGTGCCAGGGCCTGCTGCGGGTCCGACCCGTCAGGCCGACGGACGGCCGCTGA
- a CDS encoding RluA family pseudouridine synthase has protein sequence MSDTRSLPVPDGLEGDRLDAAIARLFGLSRTRAAELIVDGSVLVDGSEAGKSDRVQAGAWLEITLPPPPTAPVPRAEAVPGMKIVHEDTDIIVVDKPVGVVAHPTVGWTGPSVLEGLLASGVQLATSGAAERQGIVHRLDANTTGLMVVAKSETAYSVLKRAFKERTVDKRYHTLVQGHPDPLRGTVDAPIDRHPAGDGRWAVVAGGRPSVTHYDTQEAFRAASLLEIKLETGRTHQIRVHMAALKHPCVGDLLYGADPSLAERLGVRRQWLHAVRLGFDHPTEHRPVEFSSTYPEDLAAAVEGLRED, from the coding sequence GTGAGCGACACGCGTAGCCTGCCCGTGCCCGACGGGCTGGAGGGCGACCGGCTCGACGCCGCGATCGCCCGGCTGTTCGGGCTCTCGCGGACCCGTGCCGCCGAGCTGATCGTGGACGGCAGCGTCCTGGTGGACGGCTCCGAGGCGGGCAAGTCCGACCGCGTGCAGGCGGGCGCCTGGCTGGAGATCACCCTCCCGCCGCCGCCCACCGCGCCGGTGCCCCGCGCCGAGGCCGTTCCCGGCATGAAGATCGTGCACGAGGACACCGACATCATCGTGGTGGACAAGCCGGTCGGCGTGGTCGCCCACCCCACGGTCGGCTGGACCGGGCCGAGCGTCCTGGAAGGGCTGCTGGCCTCCGGTGTGCAGCTGGCCACCAGCGGGGCCGCCGAGCGCCAGGGGATCGTGCACCGGCTGGACGCCAACACCACCGGCCTGATGGTCGTGGCCAAGAGCGAGACCGCCTACAGCGTGCTCAAGCGGGCGTTCAAGGAGCGCACGGTCGACAAGCGCTACCACACGCTCGTCCAGGGCCACCCGGACCCGCTCCGGGGGACCGTGGACGCGCCGATCGACCGGCACCCGGCCGGTGACGGACGCTGGGCCGTGGTCGCGGGCGGACGCCCCTCGGTGACGCACTACGACACCCAGGAGGCCTTCCGGGCCGCCAGCCTGCTGGAGATCAAGCTGGAGACCGGCCGCACCCACCAGATCCGGGTGCACATGGCCGCGCTCAAGCACCCGTGCGTGGGCGACCTGCTGTACGGCGCCGACCCCTCCCTGGCCGAGCGGCTGGGCGTACGGCGCCAGTGGCTGCACGCGGTACGGCTGGGCTTCGACCACCCCACCGAGCACCGCCCGGTGGAGTTCTCCAGCACCTACCCCGAGGACCTCGCCGCCGCGGTCGAGGGCCTGCGCGAGGACTGA
- the lspA gene encoding signal peptidase II — protein MTTNDDTGARPRRFVLLLLVALTAILVDLATKQWVLATFSEGESVDVIGSFLQFTLVFNTGAAFSLGTGYTWVFTIIASCVVLTIAYIGRRVRSVWWGVTLGLMMGGAAGNLVDRFFRDPAPFHGAVVDFIRLPNYPVFNIADSCVVVGAILVVVLTFKGLGMDGAIVEDTRDAKKSKKGRGGADPADDSTEGKGQ, from the coding sequence ATGACCACGAACGACGACACGGGTGCGCGGCCGCGCAGGTTCGTGCTCCTGCTGCTCGTCGCTCTCACCGCGATCCTCGTCGACCTCGCCACCAAGCAGTGGGTCCTGGCGACCTTCAGCGAGGGCGAGAGCGTCGACGTGATCGGAAGCTTCCTCCAGTTCACCCTGGTGTTCAACACCGGCGCGGCGTTCTCGCTCGGCACCGGCTACACCTGGGTGTTCACCATCATCGCCAGTTGCGTGGTCCTCACGATCGCCTACATCGGCCGACGCGTGCGCAGCGTGTGGTGGGGCGTGACGCTCGGACTGATGATGGGCGGCGCCGCGGGCAACCTCGTCGACCGCTTCTTCCGCGACCCCGCTCCCTTCCACGGGGCGGTCGTGGACTTCATCCGGCTGCCGAACTACCCCGTGTTCAATATCGCCGACTCCTGCGTGGTGGTCGGCGCGATCCTCGTCGTGGTGCTGACCTTCAAGGGCCTGGGCATGGACGGGGCCATCGTCGAGGACACGCGGGACGCCAAGAAGTCCAAGAAGGGCCGGGGCGGCGCGGACCCGGCCGACGACTCCACCGAAGGGAAGGGCCAGTGA
- a CDS encoding TraR/DksA family transcriptional regulator — translation MKATKIAGLPVGPGEDPWTADEISEVRDQLETDVAAAREEIREAENALAERLTDPVEGAGDDPADTGAKAFQREHDLALAYNTRDLLAKSEQAIERMDAGTYGVCESCGRAIGKARLQAYPRATLCVTCKQREERR, via the coding sequence ATGAAGGCCACGAAGATCGCCGGACTGCCGGTCGGACCGGGTGAGGATCCCTGGACGGCCGACGAGATCTCCGAGGTGCGCGACCAGCTGGAGACCGACGTCGCCGCGGCGAGGGAGGAGATCCGCGAAGCCGAGAACGCCCTCGCCGAGCGGCTCACCGACCCCGTGGAGGGCGCCGGTGACGACCCCGCCGACACCGGAGCCAAGGCCTTCCAGCGCGAGCACGACCTGGCGTTGGCCTACAATACACGTGACCTGCTCGCCAAGAGCGAGCAGGCGATCGAACGGATGGACGCGGGAACCTACGGGGTCTGTGAGTCATGCGGCCGGGCCATCGGTAAGGCGCGCCTGCAGGCCTATCCACGGGCCACCCTGTGCGTGACCTGCAAACAGCGCGAGGAGCGTCGCTGA
- a CDS encoding GNAT family N-acetyltransferase — translation MTIRRAGVEDAEAVAGVQVRSWRAAYRGIMPQSYLDGLDTARRADRWARWIGDADWPREAMLVAEEAGDMVAFASFGPLEDTPDVPEVAAFYSVPEVWGTGVNQRLMGAVTDALGAGGYTEAVLWVLSANDRARRFYAAQGWRADDGVERSGPINGVYVHRVRFHRALDGAGAEGAPWG, via the coding sequence ATGACGATTCGCCGAGCAGGGGTCGAGGACGCCGAGGCCGTCGCCGGCGTGCAGGTCCGCTCCTGGCGGGCCGCCTACCGCGGCATCATGCCGCAGAGCTACCTGGACGGCCTGGACACCGCCCGCCGGGCGGACCGCTGGGCTCGGTGGATCGGCGACGCGGACTGGCCGCGGGAGGCGATGCTCGTCGCCGAGGAGGCCGGGGACATGGTGGCCTTCGCCAGCTTCGGGCCGCTGGAGGACACCCCGGACGTGCCGGAGGTCGCCGCCTTCTACTCCGTGCCCGAGGTGTGGGGCACCGGCGTGAACCAGCGGCTGATGGGCGCCGTCACCGACGCCCTCGGGGCGGGCGGGTACACCGAGGCGGTGCTGTGGGTGCTCTCGGCCAACGACCGGGCCCGCCGTTTCTACGCCGCCCAGGGCTGGCGGGCCGACGACGGGGTCGAGCGGTCGGGCCCGATCAACGGCGTGTACGTGCACAGGGTCCGCTTCCACCGCGCCCTGGACGGGGCGGGGGCCGAGGGCGCCCCGTGGGGATGA
- the ileS gene encoding isoleucine--tRNA ligase: MANDPRPASRALPQLPAQIDLPATEREILGRWSKENVFERSLDQTRGGPNWVFYEGPPTANGQPGVHHVEARAFKDVFPRFRTMRGFHVDRKAGWDCHGLPVEVAVEKELGLTGKKDIETFGIAEFNDRCRESVLRNVDAFTAMTERMGYWVNMDDAYRTMDPQYVESVWWALKQIWEKGLLVRDYRISPYCPRCGTTLSDHELAQGYETVTDPSVYVRFPVTSGPLASPEHPTSLLVWTTTPWTLVSNTAVAVHPDVEYVVATDGNERLLVARPLFEKVLGEGWELTGESFEGDEMERWNYQRPFDLVTFDEPAQYIVLADYVTVEDGTGLVHQSPAFGADDMAVCRAYGLPVVNPVRADGTFEADLDLVGGVFFKTADKTLVRDLRDRGLLYRHQNYEHSYPHCWRCHTALLYYALPSWYIRTTAVKDELIAQNDVTNWVPENVKEGRFGEWLRGNVDWALSRNRYWGTPLPIWEFPDGRQICVGSLEELGRLSGQDLSNLDPHRPYVDDIVIPDPDADPSLPEDQRVARRVPEVIDAWFDSGSMPFAQWGAPHRNAETFQENFPAQYISEAIDQTRGWFYSLLAVSTLVFGRNSFENVVVLGHILAEDGRKMSKHLGNVMEPIPVMDRHGADALRWFMLASGSPWTARRVGHAALEEIVRKVLLTYYSTVSFFTLYANAGEGWDHSMLEKAPAPKDRPLLDRWLLSELNEVVRDVTQAMDAFDTTTAGRRLTAFVDDVSNWYVRRSRRRFWGGASTPEGASAFATLFEALETVTLLMAPIVPFLTDHVWSAIRRPDAADSVHLASWPRVREELVDTELSGHMALTRRLVELGRSARVDSAMRTRQPLPRALVGAPGFAELPEQLRAQISDELNVAGLDSLSSVGGDLVDYIVKPNFRSLGKRFAKRTPLVAKAVQAADPAMLVEQVRASGWARVQVEDEPVEVSADELLVTEQPREGWAVASESGETVALDLELTPELRRAGLAREMVRMLQEARKNSGLEVSDRIHVWWSATDAGTEQALVEHSETIAGEVLADAFVAGEITGDLHTASSEEFGVAFGFRRA; the protein is encoded by the coding sequence GTGGCCAACGACCCCCGGCCCGCATCCCGCGCGCTGCCCCAGCTGCCCGCGCAGATCGACCTGCCAGCGACGGAGCGCGAGATCCTCGGCCGCTGGTCGAAGGAGAACGTCTTCGAGCGCTCGCTCGACCAGACCCGCGGCGGCCCCAACTGGGTCTTCTACGAGGGCCCGCCCACGGCCAACGGCCAGCCCGGCGTCCACCACGTGGAGGCCCGCGCCTTCAAGGACGTCTTCCCGCGCTTTCGCACCATGCGCGGCTTCCACGTCGACCGCAAGGCCGGCTGGGACTGCCACGGCCTGCCCGTCGAGGTCGCCGTGGAGAAGGAACTGGGCCTGACCGGCAAGAAGGACATCGAGACCTTCGGCATCGCCGAGTTCAACGACCGCTGCCGCGAGTCCGTGCTGCGCAACGTCGACGCGTTCACCGCCATGACCGAGCGCATGGGCTACTGGGTCAACATGGACGACGCCTACCGCACCATGGACCCGCAGTACGTGGAGTCCGTCTGGTGGGCGCTCAAGCAGATCTGGGAGAAGGGCCTGCTGGTCCGCGACTACCGGATCAGCCCCTACTGCCCGCGCTGCGGCACCACCCTGTCCGACCACGAGCTCGCCCAGGGGTACGAGACCGTCACCGACCCGTCGGTGTACGTCCGCTTCCCGGTGACCTCCGGTCCGCTGGCCTCGCCCGAGCACCCCACGTCCCTGCTGGTGTGGACCACCACGCCCTGGACGCTGGTGTCCAACACCGCGGTCGCGGTGCACCCCGACGTGGAGTACGTGGTGGCCACGGACGGCAACGAGCGGCTGCTGGTCGCGCGCCCGCTGTTCGAGAAGGTCCTCGGCGAGGGCTGGGAGCTCACCGGGGAGAGCTTCGAGGGCGACGAGATGGAACGCTGGAACTACCAGCGGCCCTTCGACCTGGTGACCTTCGACGAGCCCGCGCAGTACATCGTGCTCGCGGACTACGTGACCGTCGAGGACGGCACCGGACTCGTCCACCAGTCGCCCGCCTTCGGTGCCGACGACATGGCGGTGTGCCGGGCCTACGGGCTGCCCGTGGTCAACCCGGTCCGCGCCGACGGCACGTTCGAGGCCGACCTGGACCTGGTGGGCGGAGTCTTCTTCAAGACGGCCGACAAGACGCTGGTCCGCGACCTCAGGGACCGCGGCCTGCTCTACCGGCACCAGAACTACGAGCACTCCTACCCGCACTGCTGGCGCTGCCACACGGCGCTGCTGTACTACGCGCTCCCGTCCTGGTACATCCGCACGACGGCGGTCAAGGACGAGCTGATCGCGCAGAACGACGTCACCAACTGGGTGCCGGAGAACGTCAAGGAGGGCCGCTTCGGCGAGTGGCTGCGCGGCAACGTCGACTGGGCGCTGTCCCGCAACCGCTACTGGGGCACGCCGCTGCCGATCTGGGAGTTCCCCGACGGCCGGCAGATCTGCGTGGGCTCCCTGGAGGAGCTGGGCCGCCTGAGCGGGCAGGACCTGTCCAACCTGGACCCGCACCGCCCGTACGTGGACGACATCGTCATCCCCGACCCTGACGCCGACCCCTCCCTGCCCGAGGACCAGCGGGTCGCCCGACGGGTGCCGGAGGTCATCGACGCCTGGTTCGACTCGGGGTCCATGCCGTTCGCCCAGTGGGGCGCGCCGCACCGGAACGCGGAGACCTTCCAGGAGAACTTCCCGGCGCAGTACATCTCCGAGGCCATCGACCAGACGCGCGGCTGGTTCTACTCGCTGCTGGCGGTCAGCACGCTGGTGTTCGGCCGCAACTCGTTCGAGAACGTGGTCGTGCTCGGCCACATCCTCGCCGAGGACGGCCGCAAGATGAGCAAGCACCTGGGCAACGTCATGGAGCCCATCCCGGTGATGGACCGGCACGGGGCCGACGCGCTGCGGTGGTTCATGCTGGCCAGCGGCTCACCGTGGACCGCCCGCCGGGTCGGCCACGCAGCCCTGGAGGAGATCGTCCGCAAGGTGCTGCTGACCTACTACAGCACCGTGTCGTTCTTCACCCTGTACGCCAACGCCGGCGAGGGCTGGGACCACTCCATGCTGGAGAAGGCCCCGGCGCCGAAGGACCGCCCGCTGCTGGACCGGTGGCTGCTCTCGGAGCTCAACGAGGTCGTCCGCGACGTCACGCAGGCCATGGACGCCTTCGACACGACCACGGCCGGGCGACGGCTGACGGCGTTCGTCGACGACGTGTCCAACTGGTACGTGCGCCGCTCCCGCCGCCGGTTCTGGGGCGGGGCGAGCACCCCGGAGGGCGCGTCGGCGTTCGCGACCCTGTTCGAGGCGCTGGAGACGGTCACGCTGCTGATGGCGCCGATCGTGCCGTTCCTGACCGACCACGTGTGGTCGGCGATCCGCCGTCCGGACGCGGCGGACTCGGTGCACCTGGCGTCGTGGCCGCGGGTGCGCGAGGAGCTCGTCGACACGGAGCTGTCCGGGCACATGGCACTCACGCGGCGCCTGGTGGAGCTGGGGCGTTCGGCGCGGGTCGACTCGGCCATGCGCACCCGGCAGCCGCTGCCGCGCGCCCTGGTGGGCGCTCCGGGGTTCGCGGAGCTGCCCGAGCAGCTGCGGGCGCAGATCTCCGACGAACTCAACGTGGCCGGGCTGGACTCGCTGTCCTCCGTGGGCGGCGACCTGGTCGACTACATCGTCAAGCCGAACTTCCGGTCGCTGGGCAAGCGGTTCGCCAAGCGCACGCCGCTGGTGGCCAAGGCCGTGCAGGCCGCCGATCCGGCCATGCTGGTGGAGCAGGTCCGCGCCAGCGGCTGGGCCCGGGTGCAGGTCGAGGACGAGCCGGTGGAGGTCAGCGCCGACGAGCTGCTGGTCACCGAGCAGCCCCGAGAGGGCTGGGCCGTGGCCTCGGAGTCCGGGGAGACCGTCGCCCTGGACCTGGAGCTGACGCCTGAGCTGCGCCGTGCGGGTCTGGCGCGCGAGATGGTGCGCATGCTGCAGGAGGCACGCAAGAACAGCGGGCTGGAGGTGTCCGACCGGATCCACGTGTGGTGGTCGGCCACCGACGCGGGCACGGAGCAGGCGCTCGTGGAGCACTCCGAGACCATCGCCGGCGAGGTGCTGGCGGACGCGTTCGTCGCCGGTGAGATCACCGGGGACCTGCACACGGCCTCCTCCGAGGAGTTCGGTGTGGCGTTCGGGTTCCGCCGGGCCTGA
- a CDS encoding DivIVA domain-containing protein has protein sequence MPLTPADVRNKQFSTTRLRPGYDEEEVDAFLDEVESELDRLIQENEELRGKLAECLRGKVPNAGMQDFQQPQEQAAPEPQMEQMRPEPVQAPQAVEPQPAPQQQMQMTGANMAMGGEENMDTAARVLALAQQTADQAISDARREADETLGRARHESEDILGKARRQADQIIGEARARSENLDRDAQERHRQVMGSLVQQREELEHKVNVLKDFEREYRSRLKDYFERQLRELNEEGKPAEANPNTTGGFQTMAPPTGGTPALQQHGPGGNPFGQPEPAQHGGFHPGEAPHERR, from the coding sequence ATGCCGCTGACACCCGCCGATGTGCGGAACAAGCAGTTCAGTACAACCCGGCTTCGGCCGGGGTATGACGAGGAGGAGGTCGACGCCTTCCTCGACGAGGTCGAGTCGGAACTCGACCGCCTGATCCAGGAGAACGAGGAACTGCGCGGCAAGCTCGCCGAGTGCCTGCGGGGCAAGGTCCCCAACGCCGGCATGCAGGACTTCCAGCAGCCCCAGGAGCAGGCCGCTCCGGAGCCGCAGATGGAGCAGATGCGCCCCGAGCCCGTCCAGGCTCCCCAGGCGGTCGAGCCCCAGCCGGCGCCGCAGCAGCAGATGCAGATGACCGGCGCCAACATGGCGATGGGCGGCGAGGAGAACATGGACACGGCCGCACGTGTCCTGGCTCTCGCCCAGCAGACCGCCGACCAGGCGATCTCCGACGCCCGCCGCGAGGCCGACGAGACCCTGGGCCGCGCCCGGCACGAGTCCGAGGACATCCTCGGCAAGGCTCGTCGCCAGGCCGACCAGATCATCGGCGAGGCCCGCGCGCGTTCGGAGAACCTGGACCGCGACGCACAGGAGCGCCACCGCCAGGTCATGGGCAGCCTCGTGCAGCAGCGCGAGGAGCTCGAGCACAAGGTCAACGTGCTCAAGGACTTCGAGCGTGAGTACCGCAGCCGCCTGAAGGACTACTTCGAGCGCCAGCTGCGTGAGCTCAACGAGGAGGGCAAGCCCGCTGAGGCCAACCCGAACACCACGGGTGGCTTCCAGACGATGGCTCCCCCGACCGGTGGCACGCCCGCGCTCCAGCAGCACGGCCCCGGCGGCAACCCGTTCGGCCAGCCCGAGCCCGCGCAGCACGGTGGGTTCCACCCGGGTGAGGCCCCCCACGAGCGTCGCTGA
- a CDS encoding YggT family protein: MIYVLSGLLFALQLFLFVLIARVVLEMVQSFSRDWRPRGFVLVLAEIVYSITDPPLKFLRRFIKPVRLGSIALDLSVLVLFFGVYILMFLIRAFI; this comes from the coding sequence GTGATTTACGTCCTGTCCGGGCTGCTCTTCGCGCTACAGCTCTTCCTGTTCGTGCTGATCGCGAGGGTGGTTCTGGAGATGGTCCAGTCCTTCTCCAGGGACTGGCGTCCTCGGGGGTTCGTTCTCGTGCTCGCCGAGATCGTGTACTCGATCACCGACCCGCCCCTGAAGTTCCTGCGCAGGTTCATCAAGCCCGTACGCCTGGGGAGCATCGCACTCGACCTGAGTGTCCTGGTCCTCTTCTTCGGTGTCTACATCCTGATGTTCCTCATCCGGGCCTTCATCTAG